A genomic window from Limisphaera ngatamarikiensis includes:
- a CDS encoding histone deacetylase family protein — MTIITDERCTGYHAPGHPERPQRISATKARLRQQTDLPLQWTQPGEITDQDLLRAHSAAHLQRLEEPRDFDMDTAWLPEIHLHARRSAAAALTALQLALAGQPAFSLMRPPGHHATRDRAMGFCYLNNAAIAALAARARGVQRVAVFDFDVHHGNGTEDILLDQPGTLFVSVHQHPAYPGTGTSHRGSNCRNYPVPPATPATEYRAHLQHALADLETFQPDLLIVSAGFDAYIRDPLARQMLEIEDFHWLGAQIRSLGRPTLTLLEGGYSRDLPELIFAYLKGISGY, encoded by the coding sequence ATGACGATCATCACGGATGAACGTTGCACCGGTTACCACGCCCCGGGTCACCCGGAGCGGCCCCAGCGCATTTCCGCCACCAAAGCACGCCTCCGGCAACAAACCGATCTCCCCCTCCAATGGACCCAACCGGGCGAGATCACCGACCAGGACCTCCTCCGCGCCCACTCCGCCGCCCACCTCCAGCGCCTCGAAGAACCCCGTGACTTCGACATGGACACCGCATGGCTGCCCGAGATCCACCTCCACGCCCGCCGCTCCGCAGCCGCCGCCCTCACCGCCCTCCAACTCGCCCTCGCCGGCCAGCCCGCCTTCAGCCTCATGCGCCCTCCCGGTCACCACGCCACCCGCGACCGCGCCATGGGCTTCTGCTATCTCAACAACGCCGCCATCGCCGCACTCGCCGCCCGCGCCCGGGGCGTCCAACGCGTCGCCGTCTTCGACTTCGACGTCCACCACGGCAACGGTACCGAGGACATCCTCCTCGACCAGCCCGGCACCCTCTTCGTCTCCGTCCACCAGCATCCCGCCTATCCCGGCACCGGCACCAGCCACCGCGGATCCAACTGCCGCAACTACCCCGTCCCACCTGCCACCCCCGCCACCGAATACCGCGCCCACCTCCAACACGCCCTCGCCGACCTTGAAACATTCCAACCCGATCTGCTCATCGTCTCCGCCGGGTTTGACGCCTACATCCGCGACCCCCTCGCCCGCCAGATGCTCGAAATCGAGGATTTCCACTGGCTCGGCGCACAAATCCGAAGCCTCGGCCGCCCCACCCTCACCCTGCTCGAGGGCGGCTACAGCCGTGACCTGCCCGAACTCATCTTCGCCTACCTCAAGGGCATCTCCGGTTACTAA
- a CDS encoding A/G-specific adenine glycosylase, producing the protein MTDISVTWTPNQVRTLVQRLLRWFSQHARNLPWRHTRDPYALWIAEVMLQQTRVNTVIPYWQHWIQTIPDIPTLARTRQDQLRKLWAGLGYYRRLENLHRAAKLILKHHHGRFPDRYEDILALPGIGRYTAGAIASTAFNLPTPVVDGNVARVLSRLTGRPLRAPSAAAWSLATQLVQQAARHKPIPLQPLAPPGRPRSAPLCPPCSALNQSLMELGATVCLPAVPRCHDCPLQTLCTYRHSSQPDPAPTRNHIPTTPRHLRVYLVRHNGRWLLHQRPANQVNAGFWELPATETNHVQPHSGHFFTNLDPWFEPLPDQPGLRLTHHITRHRYLVEARFARLKQPWPGGRWLTPRQIQNRPLTRLTQKILHHLGVLPANPNAPLAPLQPNKKNLCLPRHTA; encoded by the coding sequence CTGCGCTGGTTCTCCCAACACGCCCGCAACCTGCCCTGGCGCCACACCCGCGACCCCTACGCCCTATGGATCGCCGAGGTCATGCTCCAACAAACCCGCGTCAACACCGTCATCCCCTACTGGCAACACTGGATCCAAACCATCCCCGACATCCCCACCCTCGCCCGCACCCGCCAGGACCAACTCCGGAAACTCTGGGCCGGCCTCGGCTACTACCGCCGCCTCGAAAACCTCCACCGGGCCGCAAAGCTCATCCTCAAACATCACCACGGCCGGTTCCCGGATCGTTACGAAGACATCCTCGCCCTCCCCGGCATCGGCCGCTACACCGCCGGCGCCATCGCCAGTACCGCCTTCAACCTCCCCACCCCCGTCGTCGACGGCAACGTCGCCCGCGTCCTCAGCCGGCTCACCGGCCGCCCACTCCGCGCCCCATCCGCCGCCGCATGGTCTCTCGCCACCCAACTGGTCCAACAGGCAGCCCGACACAAACCCATCCCCCTCCAACCACTCGCACCACCGGGTCGGCCCCGCTCCGCCCCCCTCTGCCCGCCGTGCTCCGCCCTCAACCAGTCCCTCATGGAACTCGGAGCGACCGTCTGTCTCCCCGCGGTTCCACGCTGCCACGACTGTCCCCTCCAAACCCTCTGCACCTACCGCCACTCCTCCCAACCCGACCCCGCTCCCACCCGCAACCACATCCCCACCACCCCGCGACACCTCCGCGTCTACCTCGTGCGCCACAACGGCCGCTGGCTCCTCCACCAACGCCCCGCCAACCAGGTCAACGCAGGATTCTGGGAACTCCCCGCCACCGAAACCAACCACGTCCAACCCCACTCCGGCCATTTCTTCACCAACCTGGACCCATGGTTCGAACCCCTCCCGGACCAGCCCGGGCTCCGACTCACCCACCACATCACCCGACACCGTTACCTCGTCGAAGCCCGCTTCGCCCGCCTCAAACAACCCTGGCCCGGGGGCCGATGGCTCACCCCGCGCCAGATCCAAAACCGGCCCCTGACACGTCTCACCCAAAAAATCCTCCACCACCTTGGCGTCCTGCCCGCCAACCCAAACGCCCCCCTCGCTCCCCTGCAGCCCAACAAAAAGAACCTGTGTTTGCCGCGCCACACTGCTTAA